In Dyadobacter sp. NIV53, a single window of DNA contains:
- a CDS encoding SDR family oxidoreductase, which yields MKNEIEGKVVAITGASSGVGKATAIMLAGLGAKIVLGARRLDRLEEITSLITKNGGDAVYKVTDVRKKDDLINLVKLACDRYGGLDVIINNAGMSQLSHIDELDLEGWEQMIDINLKGTLYGIAAAIPVFHKQGSGHIINIISTSGIKIVPMQGVYAGTKNAVRTITEALRQESKGRWRVTGISPGYVQTEFADNLKNVQMRDLIKEKMETLAISPDTIASAVVFAIGQPASVDVGDIVVRPSVQD from the coding sequence ATGAAAAATGAAATTGAAGGAAAAGTTGTAGCCATCACCGGAGCAAGCAGCGGTGTAGGAAAAGCAACTGCAATCATGCTTGCCGGACTGGGTGCAAAAATCGTGTTAGGTGCAAGGCGATTGGATCGGTTAGAAGAAATTACATCTTTGATTACTAAAAATGGCGGCGATGCAGTTTACAAAGTGACTGATGTTAGAAAGAAGGACGACCTGATAAACCTGGTGAAGCTTGCTTGCGACCGTTATGGAGGACTTGATGTGATCATTAATAATGCTGGAATGAGTCAGCTCTCTCATATTGATGAGCTGGATCTTGAAGGCTGGGAACAAATGATTGACATTAACCTGAAAGGCACATTATATGGTATTGCTGCGGCTATTCCGGTTTTCCATAAACAGGGTTCAGGCCATATCATCAATATAATTTCCACTTCTGGAATAAAGATCGTACCGATGCAGGGCGTGTATGCCGGAACAAAAAATGCAGTCCGCACCATTACAGAAGCCTTACGCCAGGAATCTAAGGGCAGGTGGCGTGTGACCGGTATCTCACCGGGTTATGTCCAGACGGAATTTGCTGATAACCTTAAAAACGTTCAAATGAGGGACCTTATCAAAGAAAAAATGGAAACACTTGCCATTTCGCCGGATACTATTGCGAGTGCTGTTGTGTTTGCGATCGGACAGCCCGCCAGTGTTGACGTAGGTGATATTGTCGTTCGCCCAAGTGTTCAGGATTAA
- a CDS encoding AraC family transcriptional regulator: MKKLPLHHYDNISSLMRRLEQPKPLHPLVALINYDQVKVPLVDAGDKFSLAFYKVSFKTDFKGKVKYGHGYYDFEEGGLAFLAPNQIVTMSDDEQSYEGYSLFFHPDLIRNYQLGNTIGEYGFFSYSVSEALYLSEKEKYIIASLFESIATELNNNIDHFSQDVLVSQIELLLNYSNRYYNRQFITRKVIYNDMISSMNTYLSNRFDSQKSLLTGLPTVQEISDHLQVSPRYLTDMLKSLTGQSAQQHIHNRLIERAKDILSNTNLTIAEIAYDLGFEHPQSFNKFFKQKADMSPLEFRAGF, encoded by the coding sequence ATGAAAAAGCTTCCACTTCATCACTACGACAACATATCCTCACTTATGCGGCGGCTTGAACAGCCTAAGCCGCTGCATCCGCTCGTGGCACTTATCAATTACGACCAGGTGAAGGTCCCGCTCGTCGATGCAGGAGATAAATTTTCTCTTGCATTTTATAAGGTTTCTTTCAAAACTGATTTCAAGGGCAAAGTGAAATACGGACATGGTTACTATGATTTTGAAGAAGGTGGGCTTGCATTTCTAGCGCCAAACCAGATCGTGACCATGTCAGATGATGAACAAAGCTATGAAGGATATTCCCTGTTTTTTCATCCCGACCTGATCCGGAATTATCAGCTGGGCAATACGATTGGTGAGTATGGATTTTTCTCTTATTCTGTGTCCGAAGCGTTGTATTTATCCGAAAAAGAAAAGTACATTATCGCTTCTTTATTTGAATCAATTGCAACCGAACTTAATAACAACATTGATCATTTCAGCCAGGATGTGCTCGTTTCACAGATTGAACTGCTGCTGAATTACAGCAACCGCTATTACAACAGGCAGTTTATAACACGAAAGGTTATTTATAATGATATGATCAGCAGCATGAACACCTATTTATCCAATAGGTTTGATTCACAGAAATCTCTTTTAACCGGACTCCCAACGGTTCAGGAAATCTCCGATCATTTGCAGGTTTCACCACGATATCTGACAGATATGTTAAAATCACTCACCGGGCAAAGTGCACAGCAGCATATACATAACCGGCTCATAGAAAGAGCTAAAGACATTTTATCCAATACCAACCTGACCATCGCCGAAATTGCTTACGACCTGGGTTTTGAACATCCGCAATCTTTCAATAAATTCTTCAAACAAAAGGCTGATATGTCCCCATTGGAATTTCGGGCAGGTTTTTGA
- a CDS encoding LytTR family DNA-binding domain-containing protein translates to MRTIIIDDEPDNVQLLAFQLRRHCPQVEIVGQYTESTEALKGIRTLKPALIFLDIEMPLLNGFQLLEKVGDINFSIIFVTAYDQYAVQAFRFSALDYLLKPVDTVDLIASVRRAENVTKVNLYQLELLRSYYPNNGNSFPDRIALPHNGGLSFIELSQIVYCEADSNYTRFYLSNGEQYMISKTLGDVQEVLEVRNFVRVHRQYIVNLSHINKLVKGEGTYLLLSNGATIPVARQQKERLLERFGWI, encoded by the coding sequence ATGCGTACAATCATTATTGACGACGAACCGGATAATGTGCAGCTACTGGCTTTTCAGCTCAGGCGTCATTGCCCGCAGGTAGAGATTGTAGGACAATATACTGAAAGTACCGAAGCGCTGAAAGGCATCCGTACTCTGAAGCCGGCTCTCATATTTCTTGATATTGAAATGCCACTTTTAAATGGCTTTCAGCTTCTTGAAAAAGTAGGGGATATCAATTTTAGTATCATTTTTGTGACAGCTTATGACCAGTACGCTGTGCAGGCTTTCCGTTTTAGTGCACTCGATTATCTGCTTAAGCCTGTTGATACAGTTGATCTGATAGCCTCGGTCCGTCGGGCAGAGAATGTGACAAAAGTAAATCTGTATCAGTTGGAATTGCTTCGGAGCTACTATCCTAACAATGGCAACAGCTTTCCAGACCGAATTGCGCTTCCACATAATGGCGGATTGTCATTCATTGAACTTAGTCAGATCGTCTACTGTGAAGCGGACAGTAACTATACCCGTTTTTACCTTTCGAACGGGGAACAGTATATGATTTCCAAGACACTGGGCGATGTACAGGAAGTATTGGAAGTCCGGAATTTTGTAAGAGTCCACAGGCAATATATTGTTAATTTAAGCCACATAAATAAACTTGTAAAAGGAGAGGGCACATATTTACTCCTTTCCAATGGAGCAACTATACCGGTAGCCCGACAGCAGAAAGAAAGATTACTCGAAAGGTTTGGCTGGATTTAA
- a CDS encoding sensor histidine kinase: protein MALGLFSELFCFALALAYRNRLTELENKTMHAQYTRQLEKDIVERTHEIENQSRLLEQQHIRQLETEFEQKLADMEMTALRAQMNPHFIFNCLNSIKLYTLQNDADKASDYLNKFARLIRLVLENSRSELVTLQNELEALRLYIELEAMRFKEKVKFEIIVADDIDQRYLRIPPLLLQPYVENAIWHGLMHKPDGGKIQIEVWQSQENLLTICIADDGIGRERSMELESKSAGKYKSFGMQVTADRIRMINQLYNIKTDVQILDITNSFGDPCGTKVVLQIPV from the coding sequence ATGGCGCTGGGTTTATTTAGTGAGCTCTTTTGTTTTGCTTTGGCTCTCGCTTATCGCAATCGCCTGACAGAACTTGAAAATAAAACGATGCATGCTCAGTATACGCGGCAACTGGAAAAGGATATTGTCGAAAGAACACATGAAATCGAAAACCAGAGCCGCCTTTTGGAACAGCAGCACATACGCCAGTTGGAAACTGAATTTGAGCAAAAACTGGCCGACATGGAAATGACGGCCCTCAGAGCTCAGATGAATCCCCACTTCATTTTTAACTGCCTTAACTCCATTAAGCTATATACCTTGCAGAACGATGCCGATAAAGCGTCAGATTACCTTAATAAATTCGCGAGGCTGATTCGTTTGGTTTTGGAAAACTCACGTTCGGAACTTGTAACACTGCAAAATGAGCTGGAAGCTTTAAGATTGTATATAGAGCTGGAAGCGATGCGTTTTAAGGAGAAAGTAAAGTTTGAAATTATTGTTGCGGATGATATTGACCAGCGATATCTGCGTATTCCGCCATTATTATTACAGCCTTATGTTGAAAATGCGATCTGGCACGGACTCATGCACAAGCCGGATGGCGGAAAGATACAGATAGAAGTATGGCAATCTCAGGAAAACCTGCTGACAATTTGTATCGCCGACGACGGTATTGGCCGGGAGCGTTCCATGGAATTAGAAAGCAAGTCGGCCGGAAAATATAAATCGTTCGGAATGCAGGTAACCGCCGATCGGATCAGGATGATCAACCAGCTGTATAATATTAAAACCGACGTACAAATTCTGGATATAACAAATAGTTTCGGAGACCCGTGCGGTACGAAAGTTGTTTTACAAATCCCTGTTTAG
- a CDS encoding 7TM-DISM domain-containing protein produces MRGFLFVIFSLLLNTAVSVGQPITFHGQPSTRKGIDISKQTTFYEDQSDDTLNRISDICTQKFLPIVSNWNPTLNDFAKATKISWKRFEIANIHASDTVHLWYNAGIHATLSLYDDNGKLIGKGGLFAQSYGHAGTIAITIPPLSHKWYYVRVIDYVRVFAYESDLLYTPQGLDAHMAHEALLIKWLLVAMSMIAGSLLLMGLYTLFQYYFNRDAAYLYYTFYATVSFAWIVKIADYRLSLGLAPNTLPELTHPCLASLSFSVSFFYTLFLVKLLDLPTRQTRIWQIVKVMMTIYVLQQLMSLIEVFTGLWFISNTYYLLCDLSCLAGGLILLLAIVRSQSLLKTYLFVGSISLFVVSIAPINSLFYFPILVKPPMQSLITLHYSWRWVYLVSSFVLLWLSLIAIA; encoded by the coding sequence ATGCGTGGCTTCCTTTTCGTCATTTTTAGTTTATTATTGAACACTGCTGTTTCGGTAGGGCAGCCAATTACCTTCCATGGACAACCTTCAACAAGAAAAGGAATAGATATCAGCAAACAGACGACATTTTATGAAGACCAGTCAGACGACACCCTCAACAGGATTTCAGATATCTGCACACAAAAATTTCTTCCTATTGTGTCCAACTGGAATCCGACTTTGAACGATTTTGCCAAAGCCACAAAAATAAGCTGGAAACGATTCGAAATCGCCAACATACATGCCAGTGACACTGTACATCTTTGGTACAATGCGGGCATCCATGCAACGCTATCCTTATACGATGATAACGGAAAACTGATTGGGAAGGGAGGTCTGTTTGCTCAGTCTTATGGCCATGCAGGCACAATAGCAATAACAATTCCTCCTCTTTCACACAAGTGGTATTACGTCCGTGTGATCGACTATGTACGTGTGTTTGCTTATGAATCGGATCTCCTGTATACACCTCAGGGCCTTGATGCTCATATGGCTCACGAAGCCCTGCTTATAAAGTGGCTGCTTGTTGCTATGTCTATGATTGCCGGAAGCCTTTTATTAATGGGGCTTTACACTTTGTTCCAGTATTATTTCAACCGTGATGCGGCGTACCTTTATTATACATTTTATGCAACCGTATCCTTTGCCTGGATCGTCAAAATCGCGGACTATCGTCTTTCATTGGGGCTTGCTCCGAATACTTTGCCAGAGCTAACACATCCATGTCTGGCGTCCTTATCGTTTTCTGTTAGTTTTTTTTACACGTTGTTTCTGGTAAAATTACTTGACCTGCCCACCCGACAAACCAGGATCTGGCAAATTGTAAAAGTGATGATGACTATTTACGTTCTGCAACAACTGATGTCTCTTATTGAAGTTTTCACAGGACTTTGGTTTATCAGTAATACTTACTACCTGTTGTGTGATTTATCATGCTTGGCTGGCGGACTCATCCTGCTGTTAGCGATTGTCAGAAGCCAAAGCCTGTTGAAAACATATCTGTTCGTGGGTTCAATCAGCTTATTCGTGGTTTCAATTGCTCCAATTAATTCCCTTTTTTATTTCCCAATCTTAGTGAAACCGCCAATGCAATCCTTAATTACCCTCCATTATTCATGGCGCTGGGTTTATTTAGTGAGCTCTTTTGTTTTGCTTTGGCTCTCGCTTATCGCAATCGCCTGA
- a CDS encoding nuclear transport factor 2 family protein, translated as MKTLSNRLFLVLLIFGIATETFSQTASQEEVIKEILTKTRAAFDNRDLDKFASYFVKSPDLYYQITTADGAVLMARGWEAMTHMVGGHMKDNPEPAKDKYTLTDYQIHINGNNAWVNANGNSKNDGLSRDFIVFEKQDGSGQWKVIALTAQAYPAGKLVVIK; from the coding sequence ATGAAAACTTTATCAAATCGTCTGTTTCTTGTTTTGCTGATATTTGGGATCGCTACGGAAACATTTTCACAAACAGCTTCGCAGGAAGAGGTTATCAAGGAAATACTTACTAAAACGCGGGCTGCTTTCGACAATAGGGACCTGGACAAATTTGCCAGTTATTTTGTAAAATCGCCGGATTTGTATTATCAGATCACCACTGCTGACGGTGCAGTATTAATGGCCCGCGGATGGGAGGCTATGACTCACATGGTTGGAGGTCACATGAAAGACAATCCAGAACCTGCGAAAGACAAATATACCTTGACAGATTACCAGATTCATATCAATGGAAACAATGCCTGGGTCAATGCAAATGGAAACTCAAAGAATGATGGATTGTCAAGGGATTTTATTGTCTTTGAAAAGCAGGATGGATCAGGGCAATGGAAGGTAATCGCACTTACGGCCCAGGCTTATCCTGCAGGAAAGCTGGTGGTTATTAAGTGA
- a CDS encoding FAD-binding protein has translation MIRRNGQKNWSNIHVTIKQTVDDLIDIDNSNATGSEPDKYEILNQASKDINELIKEAKLKNKRIRAIGSAWALTNIQATDNWLINTKLLNKCFENDDSNFHDNYPPDKRKLLVIAQCGVSIGELNVYLERPKNASQIARSLKTAGIGAGQTVVGAVSGNTHGAAVNFGALPEFVVAIQLCNGTDKPVWIERSKYPVMNQSFIDKIGSKLIRNDDIFNSALVSFGAFGIVTAYAIETEPIYHINFPKIKEVNQTKLGALLNDPGYYSKLQHLEFVFNPYEENFYLIEGTRVPFEEGHPFPEPLWIVTNKFGYAPGDKTTKFLLNLPFISGKRKSKILFKQYLKNAVLSEVRGSSGQLYTATITYLEGYNETAFAVSISDAVITIEVIKQAIEEMSLPLVFQARTVHPGATIFGFTNHLPRAVVFEYGIVNTSKYPKFEELLLNKLRESDVKFTLHWSKNSLVDPARLEEMYGQAKINIWKKSRYTLFENDVDLISIFNNIHLSQAGLDTPPDVLV, from the coding sequence ATGATCCGAAGAAATGGTCAAAAGAACTGGAGCAATATCCACGTTACCATCAAACAAACTGTTGATGATTTGATTGATATTGACAATTCCAATGCAACTGGATCAGAACCAGATAAATATGAAATCCTGAATCAGGCTTCTAAGGATATCAATGAATTGATTAAGGAAGCTAAATTGAAAAACAAGCGGATCCGGGCAATCGGATCGGCATGGGCGCTGACAAATATACAGGCTACGGACAACTGGCTGATCAATACCAAATTGCTCAACAAATGTTTTGAAAATGACGACAGTAATTTCCACGATAATTATCCGCCAGACAAAAGAAAATTGCTCGTCATTGCCCAATGTGGTGTATCAATTGGAGAATTAAATGTGTATCTGGAACGGCCAAAAAATGCATCTCAAATAGCACGTTCACTAAAAACAGCAGGAATAGGTGCCGGTCAAACCGTCGTTGGTGCTGTTTCGGGCAATACACATGGTGCAGCTGTAAATTTTGGCGCACTTCCTGAATTTGTTGTAGCCATCCAGCTTTGCAACGGTACGGACAAACCGGTTTGGATTGAGCGCAGTAAATATCCTGTAATGAACCAGAGTTTCATAGACAAGATCGGTTCGAAGCTGATCCGGAATGACGATATTTTCAATTCGGCCCTGGTTAGTTTTGGAGCATTTGGTATAGTAACCGCTTATGCCATAGAAACCGAACCAATTTATCATATCAATTTTCCAAAAATTAAAGAAGTAAACCAGACTAAACTTGGAGCGTTACTGAATGATCCGGGCTATTATAGCAAACTCCAGCATCTTGAATTTGTATTTAATCCATATGAAGAAAACTTTTACCTGATTGAGGGAACCAGAGTTCCTTTTGAAGAAGGCCATCCATTTCCGGAACCGCTATGGATCGTAACCAATAAGTTCGGATACGCACCCGGCGATAAAACGACTAAATTTTTATTGAACCTGCCATTTATTTCAGGAAAGAGAAAATCAAAAATTTTGTTTAAACAATATTTAAAAAATGCGGTTTTAAGTGAGGTAAGAGGTTCGTCCGGACAACTTTATACGGCGACGATAACCTATCTGGAAGGGTACAATGAAACTGCTTTCGCTGTTTCGATTTCGGATGCAGTTATAACGATAGAAGTTATCAAACAGGCTATTGAGGAAATGAGTTTGCCTCTCGTTTTTCAGGCAAGAACAGTTCATCCGGGGGCCACGATTTTTGGTTTTACTAATCATTTGCCCAGAGCTGTTGTATTTGAATACGGGATTGTCAATACTTCCAAATACCCGAAATTTGAAGAATTGTTACTAAATAAATTGCGGGAATCAGATGTAAAATTTACGCTTCACTGGTCAAAAAATTCACTTGTTGATCCGGCAAGGCTGGAAGAAATGTATGGCCAAGCAAAGATAAATATCTGGAAAAAAAGCAGATATACCTTGTTTGAAAACGATGTGGATCTGATCAGTATATTCAACAACATTCATTTATCACAAGCCGGGCTGGATACCCCGCCGGATGTGTTGGTGTAA
- a CDS encoding alkaline phosphatase family protein, with protein MENLLEKVKTIVLLMFENRSFDHMLGHLSRQKINTEVNGLKDPLTNFRNLYKGGSFPVFPIREDVEMNTDLPHKREEVNVQLKKHILTGNITMGGFVEAYANITQTAPNKECEPMGFFESSLVPATSFLARTFCTCDNWFCPLPTGTQPNRNMAFSGDSSISENGLLLDISRNNVFDWLNRARAGKKVKWRVYHSGLSFFTLYPSLLKHVFGSKFRRYDQLARDIMFESDDTAPEVIIVEPVYKDAPHITPIRANDNHPPLAVGWGEEFLRRTYEAISCNPKKWESTVFIVYYDEHGGFYDHVSPPEIGFITGDNHQFNNMGPRIPGIISSPLVKSGSVCQSLFDHTSVLQFLAEKFTPGKDYSDSVRERRLAGVKSISEALNNEISWPAPSPPADKIIVPVTLGSNILEGPQTEVAESFEAAANEILTNYPVKAIRKFPELVHWKIAADNALTPTLYTTNEVNNTRLGKSRTENVNLKSSQNGNT; from the coding sequence ATGGAAAACTTGCTTGAAAAGGTCAAAACCATCGTATTGCTCATGTTCGAAAACCGCTCATTCGACCACATGCTCGGACATTTGAGCCGGCAAAAAATTAATACGGAAGTAAATGGACTAAAAGACCCGCTCACCAATTTCCGCAATCTTTACAAAGGTGGATCTTTTCCAGTTTTTCCAATCCGGGAAGATGTTGAGATGAATACAGACCTTCCGCACAAAAGAGAAGAAGTGAATGTGCAGCTTAAAAAACATATACTCACCGGCAATATAACAATGGGTGGTTTTGTGGAAGCCTATGCCAATATTACGCAAACCGCTCCCAACAAGGAATGCGAACCGATGGGATTTTTTGAATCTTCGCTGGTTCCTGCTACAAGTTTTCTTGCCCGGACTTTCTGTACTTGTGACAACTGGTTCTGTCCTTTACCAACGGGTACGCAGCCTAACCGGAATATGGCATTTTCCGGTGATTCTTCAATCAGTGAAAATGGGTTGCTACTTGATATAAGCCGGAATAATGTTTTCGATTGGCTCAATCGTGCGAGGGCCGGCAAAAAGGTAAAGTGGAGAGTTTACCATTCGGGGCTGTCATTTTTTACCCTGTATCCCTCTTTGCTTAAACATGTTTTCGGCTCAAAGTTCAGGCGTTACGACCAGCTTGCACGTGACATCATGTTTGAATCCGACGACACGGCACCGGAAGTGATCATTGTAGAACCGGTATATAAAGATGCACCGCATATTACCCCGATCAGGGCCAACGACAACCATCCTCCTTTGGCAGTGGGTTGGGGAGAAGAGTTTTTGAGACGGACTTACGAAGCAATAAGCTGTAATCCGAAGAAATGGGAAAGTACGGTTTTTATCGTTTATTACGATGAACACGGTGGCTTTTACGATCATGTTTCACCACCGGAAATTGGTTTCATAACAGGGGATAACCATCAATTTAATAATATGGGCCCGCGGATACCGGGGATTATTTCATCTCCTTTGGTAAAAAGCGGCTCTGTTTGCCAATCGTTGTTTGACCATACGTCGGTACTGCAGTTCCTTGCAGAAAAATTTACCCCTGGAAAGGATTATTCGGATAGTGTGAGGGAACGAAGACTGGCTGGCGTGAAAAGTATTTCAGAAGCACTGAACAACGAAATTTCCTGGCCGGCTCCATCTCCGCCTGCTGATAAGATCATAGTTCCTGTAACGCTTGGCAGTAATATTCTGGAAGGACCGCAAACCGAGGTGGCAGAGTCATTTGAAGCAGCTGCCAATGAGATTCTTACGAATTATCCAGTTAAGGCAATCAGGAAATTTCCTGAGCTGGTGCATTGGAAAATCGCTGCGGATAATGCACTTACACCGACATTGTATACAACCAACGAAGTGAACAATACGCGGCTTGGAAAGTCACGGACGGAAAATGTAAATTTAAAAAGTTCACAAAATGGGAATACATAA
- a CDS encoding T9SS type A sorting domain-containing protein, with translation MKKPVLVQFLYFVYRTSFLFGAVILCSGSQLLFAQSGSLPFRDDFSRNSLGGNWKDDKTWSILNGRAYNPYDAGSLVTAKKYAADSYILETAAMGFTGSYWRQFRITFGQADVSSSQSYVLSYSPDTGGQLTLGRSSENIYYPAVLDEISIYPALTDTKWYKFKIARYKSGLIQVYLNQGSGYGSVPVLEAIDLSYQRLGHFGWMVSTQTAAKKFYIDWIEVRIPENEKPAILEKPKEDDLIAQVSAASNKSYRVAKLASGSSMYTDRDYKVTSVPSYLKDASFIQTPMDDKYQTGTSWLTTFLKKASVVYIAYDPRAIALPAWLQDWHKTGDVIGTNDPGSRLLEIYSKSVDYWQIYPRPFILGANLASPATGAQMNYLVIAVQKPANKNLEAEDAKVVGAKISHDRAGYSGSGFVDFVHEKQDYIEWTTETKVPGVYTLSFQFANGSNSNRSMRLMVDDEAVESPTFMALSSWDSWAFYSGAQVILEPGTHKIRMTANGMSGPNIDFLSLSFRSVSPESVSETLAARTAFFNNEMTNPLSNFRPLAYPNPFQRSTTISYVLPETTNVNLTIYTLLGQKQAVLLDQPQKAGKYDIEFDAGNLQSGLYFYQLTQGNKISVGKIFKQ, from the coding sequence ATGAAAAAACCAGTACTTGTTCAATTCTTATATTTTGTATACCGAACCAGCTTTTTATTTGGTGCTGTGATTTTGTGCAGCGGTTCTCAGTTGCTGTTTGCGCAGTCGGGTTCACTTCCTTTCAGAGATGATTTTAGCCGGAACTCTCTTGGCGGAAACTGGAAAGACGATAAAACCTGGTCTATTTTAAATGGAAGGGCATATAATCCATATGATGCTGGTTCTTTGGTTACTGCAAAAAAATATGCAGCCGATTCTTACATCCTCGAAACAGCAGCGATGGGTTTTACAGGCAGTTACTGGCGTCAGTTCAGGATCACATTCGGACAGGCAGATGTTTCAAGCTCACAATCGTATGTGCTCAGTTATAGCCCGGATACCGGTGGACAACTGACGTTGGGCAGGTCTTCGGAAAATATTTACTATCCGGCCGTGCTCGACGAAATAAGTATTTATCCCGCCTTGACGGACACGAAATGGTATAAGTTTAAAATTGCCCGTTATAAAAGCGGCCTCATACAGGTATATCTCAACCAGGGATCAGGATATGGTTCCGTACCGGTTTTGGAGGCAATCGATTTAAGTTATCAGCGGCTCGGACACTTTGGATGGATGGTTTCAACGCAAACTGCCGCAAAGAAATTTTATATAGATTGGATAGAAGTCAGGATACCGGAAAACGAAAAACCTGCCATTTTGGAAAAACCAAAAGAAGATGACCTGATTGCCCAGGTTTCAGCTGCCAGCAACAAATCTTATCGAGTGGCAAAGCTTGCAAGCGGTTCCAGTATGTATACAGACCGGGATTACAAGGTGACCTCCGTACCATCCTATTTAAAAGATGCGTCATTTATACAAACACCGATGGATGACAAATACCAGACCGGTACATCCTGGCTTACCACATTTTTGAAAAAAGCCTCCGTGGTGTATATTGCTTATGATCCCCGGGCAATAGCCCTGCCCGCCTGGCTTCAGGACTGGCATAAAACCGGGGATGTTATCGGTACGAACGATCCGGGATCACGTTTGCTGGAAATTTACAGTAAATCAGTGGATTACTGGCAGATTTACCCAAGGCCATTTATATTAGGGGCAAATCTTGCCAGTCCGGCAACGGGAGCACAAATGAACTATCTGGTAATAGCCGTTCAAAAACCAGCCAATAAAAATTTAGAGGCAGAAGATGCTAAGGTTGTAGGCGCAAAAATATCCCACGATCGTGCCGGGTACAGTGGAAGCGGATTTGTAGATTTTGTTCATGAAAAGCAGGATTATATTGAATGGACCACGGAAACAAAAGTTCCCGGTGTTTACACATTGAGTTTTCAGTTTGCCAATGGAAGTAACAGTAATCGGTCCATGCGCCTGATGGTGGACGATGAAGCAGTAGAGAGCCCTACTTTTATGGCTTTGTCGAGCTGGGACAGCTGGGCATTTTATTCTGGAGCACAGGTGATTTTAGAGCCGGGGACGCATAAAATCAGGATGACTGCAAATGGCATGAGCGGCCCGAACATCGATTTTCTAAGTCTTAGTTTCAGGTCGGTGTCTCCCGAGTCTGTATCTGAAACTCTTGCTGCAAGGACAGCATTCTTCAATAATGAAATGACAAACCCGCTAAGCAATTTCCGGCCGCTGGCATATCCCAATCCTTTCCAGCGCAGCACAACGATTTCCTACGTTCTTCCTGAAACAACAAATGTGAATTTAACTATTTACACGCTCCTGGGACAAAAACAGGCTGTACTTTTGGATCAACCCCAGAAAGCCGGGAAATATGACATCGAGTTTGATGCTGGAAACCTGCAAAGCGGTTTGTATTTTTATCAGTTAACACAAGGCAATAAAATAAGTGTAGGAAAGATCTTTAAACAGTAA
- a CDS encoding biopolymer transporter ExbD: MAAIEESGNDKGEVKVRSKKMSTRVDMTPMVDLGFLLITFLMLATTMTKPTAMSVFFPDKTVDLSAPIKASGVLTLFLGAHDDIYYLDGIAADDDRALSSLKLTGMGSELRNIIFASQRRVKSIMQNQANDNNALTVVIKPTNVSSYKNMVDVLDEMAITKSKRYALVDELTRAEKTVLGDRILENK, from the coding sequence ATGGCAGCTATTGAAGAATCTGGAAATGACAAAGGCGAAGTAAAAGTCAGAAGCAAAAAGATGTCGACCAGGGTGGATATGACGCCGATGGTTGATCTGGGTTTTTTGTTAATTACTTTTTTAATGCTTGCAACGACGATGACCAAGCCAACGGCTATGTCTGTGTTTTTTCCTGACAAAACGGTTGACCTAAGTGCGCCCATTAAAGCATCCGGTGTGCTGACGCTTTTTCTAGGTGCACATGATGATATTTATTATCTGGATGGCATTGCAGCTGATGACGACAGGGCCTTATCCTCTTTGAAATTAACGGGCATGGGGAGTGAATTGAGAAATATCATTTTTGCCTCACAGCGTCGTGTGAAATCGATCATGCAAAACCAGGCAAATGATAACAATGCACTTACCGTAGTTATCAAGCCCACCAATGTTTCGAGTTACAAAAACATGGTTGATGTCCTGGATGAAATGGCCATCACCAAGTCAAAACGATATGCACTGGTTGATGAACTTACACGTGCTGAGAAAACGGTTCTTGGAGACAGGATTTTGGAAAATAAATAA
- a CDS encoding GxxExxY protein has product MTRAGLVFGREVEQAIYYDHIRVGTRRADFVVESQVIVELKAVINMEDAHLAQAKNYLVAYDFPIGLLINFGNTSLQFKKVYNKKYQDL; this is encoded by the coding sequence TTGACACGGGCAGGGTTGGTTTTTGGGCGGGAGGTGGAGCAGGCTATTTACTATGATCACATCCGTGTTGGAACCAGACGTGCAGATTTTGTGGTGGAAAGTCAGGTAATAGTCGAATTAAAAGCAGTTATTAACATGGAAGACGCGCACTTGGCTCAGGCAAAAAATTATTTGGTAGCTTACGACTTTCCAATTGGGTTGCTGATCAATTTTGGTAATACGAGTTTGCAGTTTAAGAAGGTGTATAATAAAAAGTATCAGGATTTATAG